A segment of the Marinilabiliales bacterium genome:
TTGAACATTACAAAGGGACACTTGACGCCGCAGACATACCATTTGTATATTTCAACCCCCATACATTAAAGCTGAAAAGGCTTCCGGACCTCAGTGAGGATGAAGTGAAAAGGGCCTTTGGTAATGAAAGGGTCAGGGTGTTCACCGACTCCCGGCGACTGGCAGAGGAATTATTGTCTGTCGGCTGGAAGGATAAAAACCTGCTTATGATGAGCTCGGGAAATTTCAACAATATGCCGGTTTCTGCCCTGATACAGGAGATTACAGGTTTGTCAACCTGACGGGGGTGTTCACGAACAGGTCTGTCAACGTGATGGGGGCGCTCATGTACAGGTTTGTCTTCCTGACGGGGGTGTTCACGAACAGGTCTGTCAACGTGATGGGGGTGACGCGGACATTCCTGGTGGCCCGCCTTTATTTCCAAGCGCACAGGTAATAGTATCGAGAAACTGGGATCTTGTATAGGGTTTTGTGATATATCCGTCGCAACCGGCTTTCAGGCATTCTTCTTCTGAAAAATCAATGCTTGCAGCTGTCTGCACAATAACCGGGATCTCCGGGTTGTGTTCTTTTATTTCCTTAAGAAGCTCCATGCCGCTTGTGTCGGGGAGCCTCATGTCTGTTAAAACCACATCGATAGGGCTTTTACCAAGGACTTTCCTTGCCTCATCTCCGCTGCCGGCCATTACCAGGTTTGCGCCTGTTCCACGGAGAAATGCCCTTATCAGCGCCTGGCACACAAGATTGTCTTCAATTACCAGGATTGTTGTGTTGTTAAGCCGGACAGATTCCATTGCCTGAGGGATTAGCCTGGGGGATAGTGTTTTCAGCGGAGGTTAAAAAATCACCTTGCGGCTATTTAATACCCGGCCGTTGATATCCTTTTCCTTTACCAGGTAAAATCCGCTCTGGAGCTTAAGTAACTTAAGGTTCTTAAGCTCCCTGATTACCCAGACCAGATTTCCGTGCACATTGAATATTTCTATCCTGTTGCAGATGATCTTTTTGCCGGGAACTCCCGTAATCCTTGCCTCTTCGATGCGGATATTGCCATCGGTGGGATAAATGTACCTTACAAGTTTCATGCAAAAACTTTTAGGTTTGATATCAATATCTCATTTATCCCGTATGAAAAAAATTGAATTGCACCCGGCGTAAATATAGTGAATCAGGTGGAATGTAAGCAGGCAACTTATTTAACGTCAGTTATTATTTGATTAACGTTTAAAAAAAGGGGTTCAGCGTCCGATCACTCCCAGTCATCTTCGTCAAAGGTGGCATCATCAGTTACCCGGGGCAGGTAAATATTGACCCTGGTACCTGCCGGTGTCTCTTCGCCGGAGTGCAGGTCGGCTATCTCAACCCTGAAATCGTTGAAACCCGGGTCATTCATGAGATGCAGGCGCCGGCTGGTAATGTCAAGTCCTATGCTCCTGTGCTTGTCTTTGTTGCCGGTATTTATTTCTGACGACTTTTTGCGGCCCACTCCATTGTCTTCAACCGTACATTTGATCAGGTTATCTGCTGTTGCCGAAAATACAACAGTTATAAATCCATTTTTTTTCAGGTGCAGCATCCCGTGCAGAACCGCATTTTCAACAAACGGTTGTATCATCATCGGGGGTATCCGGTATTTGTGGCTTTCCTTTATGGGGCCAGCCGTGATCTTATAATCGAAACTGTCCTCAAACCTCATCTTCTCCAGGTTGAGATAGTTCTCGATGAAAGCGATCTCCTCTTTTATGCTTACGGAAGATCTTGACGCAAACTCCATGGTCTGCCTGATAAGCTTTGAGAAATATGATATGAACAATAATGCTGAGTCTTTTTCCTTGTTCAGGATGTAATACTGTATTGAGTTTATGGCATTGAAAGTAAAGTGGGGGTTCATCTGGGCCTGCAGGGCTCTTATCCTTAGCTCAGAAATTTCCCGTTCCTGGTTTAGTTTCAGTCCGGCATGTTTTTTGACAAATCTTATTCTTAAGATCAGGATGAGCCAGAAAAGCCCAAGCAGCGCTGTTCCTGCAAGGGTATAGAACCACCATGTCTGCCACCAGGGTGGCAATATCCGGAAACCGAAGTGAGTTGTTCCCCTGCTTTTACTGTTCTGTGCCAGTTGTGCCTCGACTTTAAGCATATACTTTCCCGGCCGGAGATTTGGGAATATTACATGCCTGTTGTCGTCAAAATTTGACCACTGGTCATTAAGTCCGGTCAGCCGGTAACGGTAAAGGGTGTTCTGCGCATCTCCGATGTTGATTGTGCTGAAATGGAAACCCAGGTTGTTGGAGCTATGCTTCAGCCTCAGATTACCGGCCGGAACACCGGTCCAGTTGTCAGCCGGGCCCCTGATATGCCAGTCGGTTTCACCATAATCAATATCAATACGGTCGATAATGACATCTCTTGGCGAAGGTTTAAGTCCGAATGCCTTGTCAGTGTCAATTCTGGCCAGTAGTCCCCTTCCCCCCAGCCATATATAGCCGTTGCTGCATACAGATGAGCTTGTTACCGCCGGATCAAGCACACCGTGATCCATGCCGAAAAACCCTGCATTGACGGCATTCTCCTGTTCGTCGATCCCGGGCCTGATACGGTTAATGCCCCTGTTGGTTCCCGCCCAGATATAACCCCGGCCATCTGCCTCGATCCAGAAGATCCGCGTTCCGGTTATGTTTCCTTGAGGACTGATATCATGCAGTATATGGATGGTATCATCTTCATGCCTCAGGACCTGGATCCTGCCGTTGCTGCTGCCTGCCAGTATGTTTCCGTTACTGCAGGTGCTTAACGCCGTTACCGGGGTGATCAGTCCGCCGTTATCATTGCTCAGGAAGGAAACATCATTGCCACTGATCAGGATCAGGCCATGGTTGCGGCACCCGAGGAGAAGGTTCCCGTTTGACACAATCATGCTTGCAATATTTACATTTTCAGGTATCCTGGTAACATGAACCGGAAGTGATGGTGATTCAGGCCGGTATGAATAAAGGGTTGATGTGTAAGCTGCAAGCAGCAGGCTGTCATCCTGAACTAAGACATTACCAGTACCTGGATAACGGACATTGAAATAGAAGATGTCGCCGGTTTCATCTACCCTGAAGTAGCCTGCATTGGTTGAGATCCAGAGGCTGTTGTCACTTCCCGGTGCAAGTCCCAGTAACGGATTTATACAGCGGGCCTTCAGGTATTCATATTCAGCGGGACTGTAAAACGCTCCGTCAGGGAAAATCAGCTTCTCGCCGTTTTGGATTTCATAATAAGGGTTCCTGAATTTATATGCCCCTGATAACCGGAGATAAGCGTATTTTTTGTAAGAGCCTTCAGGATCGAGCATATATGAATACCGGGAAGGGAACTCTTCTTCCAGGTATTCGCGATAAATATTCTCAAGGTTCGTTTTGTCATACATTGTGAATCCTTTGCCCGGTTCCCTGAACCAAAGGTTCTGGTCGTCAAGTATCCAGAAGGCCCCGTCATCAGTAGAGGCAAATGACCGTACGGTGAGATCACCCGGGGGAGGCAGCCCTGCTGCTCCGTTCTCAATTACAGGCGGAAAAAGAATAAACAGTCCCTGTCGCCTGTCTGATATGACAATTAAATTGTCAGACTGATCGTAAATTACCCGGCTGACCGACTCTGCAGTCAGTCCGTACATTTTGTTCAGTGACCGCAGTGAGTCGCCGGTTATCATGTAGGCCCCTCCCTGATCGCTAAAAGGCGTGCTTATGGTGGCGAGGTATATATTACCCGCCTGGTCTTCGGCAATATCCATAACATCGGCCAGGGGACCATATGCACCGGTTCCTTCAGGCCCCGTTCTCATAATGACCTCTCTGTTTGCAGGCGACCAGATCGTGTCGCCCGCAACGGTGATCCCGGCATGTGAGAGCCTGGTGTAGCCATGGTAGAACGGTACATGGACCAGGGGCTCATCCCTGCCGGGATAGTACCTGTACAAGCCGTTGGCTGCCGTGATCACGTAAACAAAAGACCCTGCCTCGAGAAAGCTGAGAATTATAACCCCTGTACCAGTATCGGGGTGCAATGATCCATAGGCCTTGTACTCTCCGTTGCTTAACGTTGCAAACCCATTGCTGGTTCCGATAAACAGCATGTCCCTGTCCGCCATATAGCTGAACCTTGTAATCAGATTGCCCGGCAGAGAATCGTAAGGTATTACAGTTTTAAAATTCCTGCCGTCAAAAGCTACAATCCCCTCACCCTGAATTCCCAGCCACAGGTTGCCATCTTTGTTTTCTGCTACAGCTTTGACCGTAAGGCCCGGTAATCCGTTCTCCAGGCCATAGGTTTTGATCTGGTTGCCGTACCACCTGGCCAGACCGGCATCGGTCCCGATCCAGTAAAAACCCCGCGAGTCTCTTATAATATCATGTATAGAGTTACTCGGCAGGCCTGCATTCATGTCTATGTGACTGAATGAATATTGCTGAGCCGGCAACCTGCCGGGGAAGAGTGAGAGGATAGCTGCCAGCCATAGCAGGGTGAACGGCAGGCCACATTTGTTGAGCCTTTTGACCGGTTCCAGGTTTGCCGGTGTTGACAGCTCGTTTGGGTTTTTTAGACTGATAGGCCCTGCCATTATAAAAACATCTTTGAAAAATATTAGTGGCAGTCCGGTTGATACCTGCCGCCATCCGTTCATGATACCTGCCCGACATCCGTTCATGATACGCGCCGGCTCCCTTTAAGAACGCCTGGTCAGACGCCTGAGAAATTCGTCGCTTCGCCGGTGTGCAACCTCAAGTTGTTGGCCGTTGTGCAATATTATGTAGTTTTCCGGCTTCCTGTATATTTTCACGTAGTTCAGGTTGACCAGAAACGATTTATGAATTCTGAAAAACAGTTCCGGCGGCAGTATCTCCTCCATCTGCTTAAGGGTTCTTGAGACAAAGTAACTGATCTGCCCCTTTACATGGACCTCGCAATATGATTCCCTTGCCCTGCAATAGACAATATCGACAACCTTTTCCATCTGGTAACCGTCTTTAGTGGGCAATGCGATACTGTTGAAGTGTGTGCCATCGCCGGACAGGTTGCTTATCAGAGTGTTAATCCTTGTCCTGTTCGCCAGTGGCGACACCCTGAAATTGTCATAGCGGTCCATAAATGCCATGAGATCATCCTGGCTTACCGGCTTCAGGAGGTAATCAAAGGCAGCTACCCTGATTGCATCAATTGCGTATTGCTCATAAGCGGTACAGAATACAACCCGGAAATGGATCTCATCAAAGTGGCTGAAAAGTGAAAATCCGTTTTGTACCGGCATCTCAATATCAAGGAACACAATATCAGGTTCATGCTTTTTGATTGATTTCACGCCCTCGGCAACCGATGATGCCGTATCAACGACCATCAGCCTTTCACTGAGGAATGACCTGATAAGCTGCCTGAGGGTAAGCCTGGCATGTTTTTCATCGTCAATAATTACCGCGGTAACCATAGGTAACAGGTTTTGAAAGTACAATATATAATAAAAAATGTACTTTTGCACTCATATTTTTAATTATCGGGTCGATGTCCTTCTTCGAGATTTTCTGGCAAAACATACTGAATACCACGTGGCTTGAGATAACGGCAGTTTTATTCGGACTTTTAAGTGTCTGGTTTGCAAAAAAAGAGAACATACTGGTGTACCCTACCGGGATCGTGAGTGTCCTTATATATGTCTACATATGCTTTTTTGCGAAACTTTATGCAGACATGGGAATCAATTTTTTCTATTTCCTTATGAGTGTTTATGGCTGGTATATGTGGACCAGAAAGGACCCCGGTAGTGAAAGGCTGAAAATTACCAGAAGCAGCATTCCGGAACAGATCTTCTGCATTTTGTCGGGGGTGCTGCTGTTCTTTTTACTTAGCTACATACTGAGGAATTTCACTGACAGTGATGTTCCATGGTGGGATTCGCTTACCACGGCCATCTTTATCGTGGCAATGTGGCTGATGGCACGCAAAAAAATAGATAACTGGACGGCCTGGATGGCCGGGAACCTCATATCAGTGCCTCTGTATTTTTACAAGGGGCTGGTGTTTACCTCTTTTCAGTACCTGGTTTTTCTTATACTTGCGATCGCAGGTTATATTGAATGGGACAGGAAGTTGAGAGCAAGGGCCCGGGCGGTACCGGCATGATGGTTGCATGTTAAAAAGTTTCTGATGGTCAGAGTATCGGTCATAGGTATCATATTATTGTTGACGGTATTGCTTAATGCCTGCAGGGAGGAGTGTATATATAAACCAAAGTCCCTGGCAGGGGTTGACTTTTATACGGTGATTGACGGAACTGTGGTTGAAGCGGGTGTAAACCTATCCGGACTAAAGGGAGTTGGCAGGGAAGACAGCCTTCTGTATTCGAACAGGGCCAACATCAGGTCTGTAACACTCCCAATGAACGGGATGGCTGAGGAGACAGGCTTCATATTTGTTTTTGACGAGGGTGCTGATACCATAATGTTCAGCTATGAGGTTGTTCCATGGTTTCTTTCACCGGAGTGCGGGTTTATTTTGAATTTTGAGCTTACAGGTGCACTTTTTACAACTAACAGGATTGACTCGGTGGTTATCGTTACCCCGAAAATTACCAGCTTTGATGATACGAATATCAGGATTTACCATTAGTGTCCTCCTGCTCATGCTTTCAGGACCGGCGGGTAACGGTCAGGTGCCTGATGATCCTGCCGTCGGGGTTGAGGATGATTGGTCCTATGACGGACTTCGGCTG
Coding sequences within it:
- a CDS encoding response regulator, with amino-acid sequence MESVRLNNTTILVIEDNLVCQALIRAFLRGTGANLVMAGSGDEARKVLGKSPIDVVLTDMRLPDTSGMELLKEIKEHNPEIPVIVQTAASIDFSEEECLKAGCDGYITKPYTRSQFLDTITCALGNKGGPPGMSASPPSR
- a CDS encoding nicotinamide riboside transporter PnuC — translated: MSFFEIFWQNILNTTWLEITAVLFGLLSVWFAKKENILVYPTGIVSVLIYVYICFFAKLYADMGINFFYFLMSVYGWYMWTRKDPGSERLKITRSSIPEQIFCILSGVLLFFLLSYILRNFTDSDVPWWDSLTTAIFIVAMWLMARKKIDNWTAWMAGNLISVPLYFYKGLVFTSFQYLVFLILAIAGYIEWDRKLRARARAVPA
- a CDS encoding DNA-binding response regulator encodes the protein MVTAVIIDDEKHARLTLRQLIRSFLSERLMVVDTASSVAEGVKSIKKHEPDIVFLDIEMPVQNGFSLFSHFDEIHFRVVFCTAYEQYAIDAIRVAAFDYLLKPVSQDDLMAFMDRYDNFRVSPLANRTRINTLISNLSGDGTHFNSIALPTKDGYQMEKVVDIVYCRARESYCEVHVKGQISYFVSRTLKQMEEILPPELFFRIHKSFLVNLNYVKIYRKPENYIILHNGQQLEVAHRRSDEFLRRLTRRS